A window from Pseudomonas sp. Tri1 encodes these proteins:
- a CDS encoding acyltransferase encodes MLDFLPAPLRGVIASLLLALNTIACCTPLFIVAIFKLLLPFPAAQRCTDWLMGHIHETWISNNKAWMNLLRHTRWHLSGLEGLDYQHSYLVTSNHQSWVDIMVLQYVLNRRVRPLKFFLKQELIWVPVIGLAWWALGFPFMKRYSKAYLEKHPEKKGKDLETTRKTCAKFRDNPVGIFNFVEGTRFTEGKHAQQQSPFRYLLKPKAGGIAFVLDAMGEQLESIINVTIHYPGGRPGYWDLLCGKVDEVVVHFQELQIPPQFIGKNYDQDGVYRLEFQGWINQLWQDKDALLGQMHREYPAKS; translated from the coding sequence ATGCTGGATTTCCTGCCTGCCCCATTGCGCGGCGTGATTGCCTCGCTGCTGTTGGCACTGAACACTATCGCCTGCTGCACGCCGCTGTTCATCGTGGCGATTTTCAAACTGTTGCTGCCCTTCCCCGCCGCCCAGCGCTGCACCGACTGGCTGATGGGCCACATCCACGAAACCTGGATCAGCAACAACAAAGCCTGGATGAACCTGCTGCGCCATACCCGCTGGCACCTCAGCGGCCTGGAAGGCCTGGACTACCAGCACTCGTACCTGGTCACCAGCAACCACCAGAGCTGGGTCGACATCATGGTGTTGCAGTACGTGCTGAACCGGCGCGTCCGGCCATTGAAGTTTTTCCTCAAGCAGGAGTTGATCTGGGTGCCGGTGATCGGCCTGGCCTGGTGGGCGCTGGGGTTCCCGTTCATGAAACGTTATTCCAAGGCGTACCTGGAAAAGCACCCGGAAAAGAAAGGCAAGGACCTGGAAACCACCCGCAAGACCTGCGCGAAGTTTCGCGACAACCCGGTGGGCATCTTCAACTTCGTCGAAGGCACGCGTTTCACCGAAGGCAAGCATGCCCAGCAGCAGTCACCATTTCGCTACCTGCTCAAGCCCAAGGCCGGCGGCATCGCGTTTGTACTCGATGCCATGGGTGAGCAACTGGAGTCGATCATCAACGTGACGATCCATTATCCGGGCGGACGTCCGGGGTATTGGGATTTGCTCTGCGGCAAGGTGGACGAGGTGGTGGTGCATTTCCAGGAACTGCAGATCCCGCCGCAGTTCATCGGCAAGAACTACGATCAGGATGGTGTGTATCGCCTGGAATTCCAGGGCTGGATCAATCAGTTGTGGCAGGACAAGGATGCGTTGCTTGGGCAGATGCATCGCGAGTATCCCGCCAAGTCTTGA